A single Syntrophorhabdaceae bacterium DNA region contains:
- a CDS encoding ABC transporter ATP-binding protein encodes MTILKASHLTHYFGGLCAVSDFNLDLEPHELLGIIGPNGAGKTTLFNIITGVYRPSQGSMLFGGEEIAGLAPHRITAMGIARTFQNIRLFNDLSVLENITIAQYGTTLYNPFEALFHMGRYRKEEARIRGRAHELLTLFKLDGLSEERARNLPYGLQRRLEIVRALAAGPKLLLLDEPAAGMNPNEVDALLEFIQWIRKEFSLTIILIEHQMRLVMSVCERLKVLDFGTTIAEGLPAEIQDNPRVLTAYLGEKVPV; translated from the coding sequence ATGACCATCCTCAAGGCAAGCCACCTCACCCATTATTTCGGGGGCCTCTGCGCGGTATCCGATTTCAACCTCGACCTCGAGCCCCATGAGCTGCTTGGAATTATAGGCCCCAACGGGGCGGGCAAAACGACCCTCTTCAATATTATCACCGGTGTCTACAGGCCCTCTCAGGGCAGTATGCTTTTTGGGGGAGAGGAGATCGCGGGCTTGGCCCCCCATCGCATTACCGCCATGGGCATCGCCCGGACCTTTCAGAATATCCGTCTCTTCAACGATCTTTCGGTACTCGAAAACATCACCATTGCCCAATACGGAACAACCCTCTACAACCCCTTTGAAGCCCTCTTTCACATGGGCAGATACCGGAAAGAAGAGGCGCGGATTCGCGGCCGTGCCCACGAACTACTCACCCTCTTCAAGCTCGACGGTCTTTCGGAGGAGCGGGCGAGAAATCTGCCCTATGGACTCCAGCGGCGCCTCGAGATCGTACGGGCCCTTGCCGCGGGACCGAAACTCCTTCTCCTCGATGAACCGGCGGCAGGCATGAACCCAAATGAAGTAGACGCACTTCTGGAGTTTATCCAGTGGATACGCAAGGAATTCTCCCTGACGATCATTCTCATCGAGCATCAGATGCGGTTGGTCATGTCCGTCTGCGAAAGGCTCAAAGTACTCGATTTCGGCACGACCATCGCCGAGGGGCTGCCGGCGGAGATCCAGGACAACCCGAGGGTCCTCACCGCTTACCTCGGTGAAAAGGTGCCGGTATGA
- a CDS encoding branched-chain amino acid ABC transporter permease, with protein MTFRGSGGISGIIPAWARTHAHLPLILLAAGFCLSFAIPHFNILDPYVQLILMYMGVNIILTLSLNLVNGYMGEFSVGHAGFMCTGAYISSILTVRVFSAGSGPWTFPAAIIAGGAAAAVLGLIVAIPSFRTRGDYLAIVTLAFNMIVKSALENINAVGGARGFLGMEKLTVLPWVFCWTVLSVWVMRNFIYSNFGRGVLSIREDEVASELMSVNTRQVKLLAFVVSSFFAGIGGGLFAHLLQFINPRMFDIIKSTEMLIMVYLGGIGSIAGSILGAVVYTFLIEALRPLGIWRMVIMPLLLVLLMLFRPRGIMGLKEFSWFVPKADRMIAKSKIPEGRKSGK; from the coding sequence ATGACTTTTCGCGGTTCAGGAGGTATATCCGGCATAATCCCGGCATGGGCGAGGACACACGCCCATTTGCCCCTTATTCTCCTGGCAGCAGGCTTCTGCCTCTCCTTTGCCATACCTCATTTCAATATTCTCGATCCCTATGTGCAGCTCATCCTCATGTATATGGGTGTCAATATTATCCTTACCCTGAGCCTCAATCTCGTGAACGGGTATATGGGTGAATTTTCCGTGGGACACGCGGGTTTTATGTGCACGGGGGCCTATATCTCCTCCATCCTCACGGTCAGGGTCTTCTCCGCGGGAAGCGGGCCGTGGACCTTTCCGGCGGCGATCATCGCGGGAGGGGCCGCTGCCGCCGTTCTGGGACTCATAGTCGCCATCCCTTCCTTCAGGACCAGGGGCGATTATCTTGCCATCGTCACCCTTGCCTTCAATATGATCGTGAAGTCGGCGCTGGAGAATATCAATGCCGTGGGAGGGGCCCGCGGATTTCTCGGGATGGAGAAGCTTACCGTGCTTCCCTGGGTCTTCTGCTGGACCGTTCTCAGCGTCTGGGTGATGCGGAATTTCATCTATTCAAACTTCGGAAGAGGGGTTCTCTCCATACGGGAAGACGAGGTGGCGAGCGAACTGATGAGCGTAAATACGCGGCAGGTGAAGCTCCTTGCCTTTGTAGTCTCTTCCTTCTTTGCGGGCATAGGGGGAGGTCTCTTCGCCCATCTCCTTCAGTTCATCAATCCCCGTATGTTCGATATTATCAAGTCGACCGAGATGCTGATCATGGTCTATCTGGGCGGCATCGGGTCAATTGCAGGCTCGATCCTCGGCGCGGTTGTCTATACCTTTCTCATTGAAGCGCTACGGCCCCTGGGCATCTGGCGCATGGTGATAATGCCGCTCCTCCTCGTCCTCCTCATGCTCTTCAGGCCGAGGGGCATCATGGGATTGAAGGAATTTTCGTGGTTCGTCCCGAAGGCAGACCGTATGATCGCGAAATCGAAGATCCCGGAAGGGAGGAAGTCCGGGAAATGA
- a CDS encoding branched-chain amino acid ABC transporter permease has protein sequence MTYLLQQTLNALQLGSIYALIALGYTMVYGILTMINFAHGDFFMVGAFVCFVVVTFLDLPFLPALLLSMAGVTVLGVMVERVAYKPLRQAPRVSAIITALGVGIFLENFTLALNPYPKHIPPLIANTSWTFGGITISSLQCTIIILSIVLMVLLDFLVQRTKVGMAMRAISWDKAVVPLMGVPVNFVISITFAVGSGLGGAAGMMYGMAYPVIDPYMGIMVGWKAFISAVVGGIGNVRGAMIGGYILGVLEIMVAAFLPSTYRDFVAFSLLIVLLIFRPYGIFGKPRPQKV, from the coding sequence ATGACCTACCTGCTCCAGCAGACCCTGAACGCCCTGCAGCTCGGCAGCATCTATGCCCTTATCGCCCTGGGCTACACCATGGTCTACGGTATACTGACCATGATCAACTTTGCCCACGGTGATTTCTTCATGGTGGGCGCTTTTGTCTGTTTTGTGGTGGTCACCTTTCTCGACCTGCCCTTTCTCCCGGCGCTGCTGCTCTCCATGGCTGGCGTCACGGTCCTGGGGGTTATGGTGGAGCGCGTGGCCTACAAGCCTCTGCGCCAGGCGCCAAGGGTCTCCGCCATTATCACCGCCCTCGGGGTAGGCATCTTCCTCGAGAATTTCACACTCGCCCTCAATCCCTATCCGAAGCATATCCCCCCGCTCATCGCCAATACGAGCTGGACCTTCGGAGGCATCACCATCTCGTCGCTCCAGTGCACCATCATCATCCTCTCCATCGTCCTCATGGTGCTTCTCGATTTCCTCGTACAGCGCACCAAGGTGGGCATGGCCATGCGCGCCATCTCGTGGGACAAGGCCGTGGTGCCCCTTATGGGGGTGCCGGTAAATTTCGTAATCTCCATTACCTTTGCCGTGGGCAGCGGGCTCGGAGGGGCAGCGGGCATGATGTACGGCATGGCCTATCCGGTGATCGACCCTTACATGGGCATCATGGTGGGATGGAAGGCCTTCATCTCGGCCGTGGTGGGTGGGATCGGCAATGTTCGGGGCGCCATGATAGGCGGCTATATCCTCGGCGTCCTCGAGATCATGGTGGCCGCTTTTCTTCCCTCCACCTACCGGGATTTTGTCGCTTTTTCCCTGCTCATAGTGCTGCTCATATTCAGGCCCTACGGGATTTTCGGGAAACCCCGGCCCCAGAAGGTATAG
- a CDS encoding ABC transporter substrate-binding protein, with protein MKMKLWIYTCIVVSLIFVSGCQKGGDDTIKVGLIAELTGDIPAVGASCKNAAEMAVKEINESGGIDVGGKKYKVQLFVEDSASKPDQAASAAQKLITQQNVLAIIGPNSTSNALPASEIAESSKVVLISPWSTNPKTTLDAKGGAPKQFVFRACFIDPFQGGVVAKFARESLKAKKAAVLYDVASDYNKGIAEFFKKTFEEKGGQVTAFETYTTNDKDFSAQLTKIKSTGPDIIFLPNYYNEVPLQVQQAHRLGIKSIFIGSDSWGSQDLTKLCGKDCDGYYFSTHYSAESASPAAKKFIQAYTSGYGNTPDDVAALTYDSFGLFRQALSGLAKPDRQSLRDGLTKIAEYKGVTGDMRFQPGSGDPVKGAVIMQIKDGKFAWFTDAKP; from the coding sequence ATGAAAATGAAACTGTGGATTTATACGTGTATCGTGGTCAGTCTGATTTTCGTCTCCGGTTGCCAGAAAGGGGGAGACGACACGATAAAGGTCGGACTCATCGCGGAGCTTACCGGCGATATCCCCGCGGTCGGGGCATCCTGTAAGAACGCGGCGGAGATGGCCGTGAAAGAGATAAACGAGTCGGGCGGCATCGATGTGGGGGGAAAGAAATACAAGGTACAGCTTTTCGTGGAAGATAGCGCAAGCAAGCCTGACCAGGCGGCTTCGGCGGCCCAGAAGCTGATAACCCAACAGAACGTCCTTGCCATAATCGGACCCAATTCGACGAGCAACGCCCTGCCTGCCTCGGAAATCGCGGAGAGCTCGAAGGTCGTGCTCATCTCGCCGTGGTCCACAAATCCCAAGACCACCCTCGACGCAAAAGGGGGCGCCCCGAAGCAGTTTGTCTTCCGGGCCTGCTTCATCGATCCTTTTCAGGGCGGCGTGGTGGCGAAGTTCGCGCGAGAGAGCCTGAAGGCCAAAAAGGCGGCGGTCCTCTACGATGTTGCCTCCGATTACAATAAGGGTATTGCAGAGTTCTTCAAGAAGACCTTCGAGGAAAAGGGAGGCCAGGTGACGGCCTTCGAGACCTATACAACCAACGACAAGGACTTTTCCGCCCAGCTCACGAAAATAAAGAGCACCGGGCCCGATATCATCTTTCTCCCCAATTACTACAACGAGGTGCCCCTCCAGGTGCAGCAGGCCCACAGGCTTGGGATCAAGAGTATCTTTATTGGCAGCGATTCCTGGGGCAGCCAGGACTTGACGAAGCTTTGCGGCAAAGATTGCGACGGGTACTATTTCAGCACCCATTATTCGGCTGAGTCCGCGTCGCCCGCAGCGAAAAAATTTATTCAGGCCTATACGTCCGGATACGGCAATACGCCGGATGACGTGGCAGCCCTCACGTACGATTCCTTCGGGCTCTTCCGGCAGGCCCTTTCAGGATTGGCCAAACCCGATCGACAGTCACTCCGTGACGGTTTGACAAAGATCGCCGAATATAAAGGTGTCACGGGTGACATGCGCTTCCAGCCCGGTTCCGGAGACCCAGTCAAAGGGGCGGTGATCATGCAGATCAAGGATGGAAAATTTGCCTGGTTTACCGATGCCAAGCCATGA
- a CDS encoding ROK family protein: protein MIRLGIDLGGTKIEIVALGQKGEEILRRRVPTPTGDYGAILRVIGGLVRDAEEELGETGTVGIGTPGSLSGKTGLLRNSNSQCLNDRPLLDDLIRLLKRPIRMSNDANCFALSEVAHGAGQGAHVVFGVIVGTGTGAGIVVGGRVLEGCNAIAGEWGHNPLPWPGADEIPGQQCYCGKRGCIETYLSGPGMARDHFPATGKRMEPALIVKEAEKGDGQCEATLARYEDRMARSLAQVINLLDPDTIVLGGGMSKIARLYKNVPLLWGKYIFSDAVQTRLLPPKYGDSSGVRGAALLWDVDASEQ, encoded by the coding sequence ATGATACGCCTCGGAATCGATCTCGGAGGGACGAAAATAGAGATCGTCGCACTCGGTCAGAAGGGAGAGGAAATTCTTCGAAGGCGTGTGCCTACTCCCACGGGAGATTACGGGGCCATCCTGAGGGTTATCGGAGGTCTCGTGCGTGACGCGGAAGAAGAGCTTGGTGAGACGGGGACCGTGGGAATAGGCACTCCCGGGTCTCTCTCCGGAAAAACGGGTCTTCTCAGGAACTCGAACTCCCAGTGCCTTAACGACCGCCCTCTCCTCGACGATCTTATCCGTCTCCTGAAGCGCCCCATCCGGATGAGCAACGATGCAAACTGTTTCGCCCTTTCCGAGGTGGCCCACGGAGCGGGTCAGGGCGCTCATGTGGTCTTCGGTGTCATTGTGGGCACCGGCACGGGAGCGGGCATAGTAGTCGGGGGCAGGGTCCTGGAAGGTTGTAACGCCATAGCGGGGGAGTGGGGTCATAATCCGCTGCCCTGGCCCGGGGCCGATGAGATCCCCGGTCAGCAATGCTATTGCGGGAAGAGGGGATGCATCGAGACGTACCTTTCCGGGCCCGGTATGGCGCGGGATCATTTTCCGGCCACCGGGAAACGAATGGAACCTGCCCTGATTGTAAAGGAAGCCGAAAAAGGGGACGGCCAATGCGAAGCAACCCTCGCGCGGTATGAGGACAGAATGGCCCGGTCTCTTGCCCAAGTAATAAACCTCCTCGACCCGGACACCATTGTTCTCGGGGGAGGGATGTCGAAGATCGCGAGGCTCTATAAGAACGTCCCTCTCCTCTGGGGCAAATACATATTTTCAGATGCGGTACAGACCCGGCTTCTGCCTCCAAAGTACGGGGATTCGAGCGGCGTTCGGGGGGCCGCCCTCCTCTGGGACGTCGACGCGTCTGAACAATGA
- a CDS encoding MFS transporter yields MENRFVTDRSTQLWIVISVAFCSFMSRLNNYIVNISLPTIAENFHIGTGDVSRVVVVYLLIITSTLLLFGRLADKIGLKRIFIAGYSLFVFGSMLCGFSQNIHVLVAFRCVQAIGSAMLLASGYAIISKFLPQNITGWAFGITSTSSALGVATGAPLGGIITAYLSWHWIFYINVPVGILAIIVALKMIPKEDPAEAGSAAGGKSFDIPGAVLSFLGLLALLYALNVGRKLGWTSPQVGLTFLVAAILFVLFIKREKTCKDPLLDLHFFTNMRFTLTIVATFMAYILITGNAFLLPFYLEFVKGLNTKETGLVILTYSLIYVFCSSPAGKLADRVAPRILCTIAMLSASLCAFTFAFTLPFHGLVPAFVFLIWLGFSYVLFFSPNNKQVMMFALEGKQGSASGVFNTVMNLGMVFGVALFETVFSLSLPPKAAGMEMSKVPPDLLLGGFQNAYILGGLVCAIALMCSLLVRQQKIKPKIQAF; encoded by the coding sequence ATGGAAAACCGGTTCGTCACAGACAGATCAACCCAGCTCTGGATAGTTATCAGCGTTGCCTTCTGCTCATTCATGTCGCGGCTCAATAATTACATCGTCAATATCTCGCTGCCCACCATCGCGGAAAATTTCCACATCGGAACAGGCGATGTCTCGAGGGTCGTAGTGGTCTACCTGCTTATCATTACGAGCACCCTTCTCCTTTTCGGACGGCTCGCCGACAAGATCGGGCTCAAGAGGATTTTCATCGCGGGCTATTCCCTGTTCGTCTTCGGCTCCATGCTCTGCGGTTTTTCCCAAAACATTCATGTACTGGTGGCCTTCCGCTGCGTTCAGGCCATCGGAAGCGCAATGCTCCTCGCTTCCGGATATGCGATCATCTCGAAATTTCTTCCTCAGAACATCACGGGATGGGCCTTCGGCATCACGTCCACAAGCTCGGCCCTCGGAGTCGCCACGGGCGCGCCCCTGGGCGGCATCATCACCGCCTATCTCTCATGGCATTGGATATTCTATATCAATGTGCCCGTTGGCATTCTCGCCATAATCGTGGCCCTGAAGATGATCCCAAAAGAGGACCCGGCTGAAGCCGGCAGCGCGGCCGGGGGAAAGAGCTTCGACATTCCCGGCGCGGTCCTCAGTTTTCTCGGCCTCCTTGCCTTGCTCTATGCGCTGAATGTAGGCAGGAAGCTCGGATGGACGTCGCCCCAGGTAGGTCTTACGTTCCTTGTGGCCGCCATTCTTTTCGTCCTCTTTATAAAAAGGGAGAAAACATGCAAGGACCCCTTGCTCGACCTGCATTTTTTCACCAATATGCGTTTCACCCTTACGATCGTCGCCACCTTTATGGCCTATATTCTGATCACCGGTAATGCCTTCCTTCTCCCCTTTTACCTGGAGTTCGTGAAAGGGTTGAATACCAAGGAGACGGGGCTTGTGATCCTCACCTATTCACTCATTTATGTCTTCTGCTCTTCTCCGGCGGGAAAGCTCGCGGACAGGGTCGCACCCCGGATTCTTTGCACCATCGCCATGCTTTCCGCATCTCTGTGCGCCTTCACCTTCGCCTTTACCCTTCCCTTTCACGGTCTGGTGCCGGCCTTCGTCTTCCTCATATGGCTCGGCTTTTCCTATGTCCTCTTTTTCTCGCCCAATAATAAGCAAGTTATGATGTTCGCCCTGGAGGGAAAGCAGGGCAGCGCCTCGGGTGTATTCAATACGGTCATGAACCTTGGAATGGTATTCGGGGTTGCCCTTTTCGAAACGGTCTTTTCTCTTTCCCTGCCGCCGAAAGCAGCGGGTATGGAGATGAGTAAAGTCCCCCCGGACCTTCTCCTCGGGGGGTTTCAAAACGCTTACATTCTGGGCGGGCTCGTCTGCGCCATCGCCCTCATGTGCTCTTTACTCGTAAGACAGCAAAAGATAAAGCCTAAGATTCAGGCATTTTGA
- a CDS encoding GNAT family N-acetyltransferase, with protein sequence MRTDQERSILAVPNDLGYLPAIQAYAGEIAKKLGFSPSDTAKIILALEEAVVNVVEHAFEAGEKESYEVIFEPVTAGVRIIIKDKGMPFDPSMVPEYATPVDVDQVPTGLGSHLMKTSVDEFEFHNLGREGKEIHLIKFLPFKSVVDLHEASQLTRYEPEKEKVEEKKAYELRSMLLSESLEVSRLFYRAYGYSYGIESIYYPDRFTRLHEDGTIASVVTVADGEVVGHVALVKEHRESIIAEAAMAVVRPDFRGQGCQNGMLSALVDKAHEIGLAAIFSKAVTNHPYAQKAGQKAGFKRCALVLGLIPADRSFKGIHAALSQRETVIYGFMPLKNPQGITIYPPPQHAEFIEYLYHNLGLDRTMGTSPAPEAVNAGAGDGTSKITTTVVSTYNRAIITIERYGEHIADEVKVILKDLCLKKIDQITFYLPLENPATPSMCGEFEKLGFFFGGVLPFYDLGDALILQYLNNVSIDYSRIQVASEAAEKIVAYIKARDPNQNA encoded by the coding sequence ATGAGAACCGACCAAGAGAGATCGATCCTGGCAGTGCCGAACGACCTCGGGTATTTGCCCGCCATTCAGGCATACGCCGGTGAGATCGCAAAAAAACTGGGTTTCAGCCCTTCCGACACGGCTAAGATCATCCTTGCCCTGGAGGAAGCAGTGGTCAACGTGGTGGAGCATGCCTTCGAGGCAGGTGAAAAGGAATCTTACGAAGTCATTTTCGAGCCCGTAACCGCGGGGGTGAGGATCATCATAAAGGACAAGGGCATGCCCTTCGATCCCAGCATGGTGCCTGAATATGCAACCCCTGTCGACGTCGATCAGGTCCCCACGGGTCTCGGCTCCCACCTCATGAAGACAAGCGTCGATGAATTCGAGTTCCATAACCTCGGCCGTGAGGGTAAGGAAATCCACCTCATTAAGTTTCTGCCCTTCAAGAGCGTGGTCGATCTCCACGAGGCTTCCCAGCTCACGCGGTATGAACCCGAAAAAGAAAAGGTCGAAGAGAAGAAAGCCTATGAGCTGAGATCGATGCTTCTCTCCGAATCGCTCGAGGTCTCGAGACTCTTTTACCGGGCCTACGGGTACTCCTACGGAATCGAATCGATCTACTACCCCGACAGGTTTACCAGGCTTCACGAAGACGGCACCATCGCATCGGTGGTCACCGTTGCGGATGGAGAAGTGGTGGGACACGTTGCCCTCGTGAAGGAACACAGGGAGAGCATTATCGCCGAGGCGGCCATGGCCGTGGTGAGGCCTGATTTCCGCGGACAGGGATGCCAGAACGGCATGCTCAGCGCCCTGGTGGACAAAGCCCACGAGATCGGATTGGCGGCCATTTTCAGCAAGGCGGTGACGAACCACCCCTACGCCCAGAAAGCAGGGCAGAAGGCAGGGTTCAAAAGGTGTGCCCTTGTCCTCGGCCTTATTCCGGCGGACAGGTCATTCAAGGGTATCCACGCAGCCCTCTCCCAGAGGGAAACAGTCATTTACGGTTTTATGCCTCTCAAGAACCCCCAGGGTATCACGATTTATCCGCCCCCCCAGCACGCGGAATTTATCGAATACCTTTATCACAATCTCGGTCTCGACCGGACCATGGGTACAAGCCCCGCACCGGAAGCGGTGAATGCCGGCGCAGGAGACGGCACATCAAAAATAACCACCACGGTGGTCTCTACCTATAACAGGGCAATTATCACGATCGAGAGATATGGCGAGCATATCGCGGATGAAGTGAAGGTCATTCTGAAAGACCTCTGTCTCAAGAAGATAGACCAGATTACTTTCTATCTCCCCCTCGAAAATCCGGCCACCCCTTCGATGTGCGGCGAATTCGAGAAACTTGGCTTCTTTTTCGGCGGGGTCCTCCCCTTCTATGACCTTGGGGATGCCCTTATTCTTCAGTATCTCAATAATGTCTCCATAGACTACAGCAGGATTCAAGTCGCCTCCGAGGCCGCCGAAAAGATCGTGGCCTACATAAAAGCACGTGATCCTAATCAAAATGCCTGA
- a CDS encoding ATP-binding protein: MNALSHAVVAAKLENLEALISHVAESARDAGFDSKRISELQIAAEEALVNVMSYAYESEGGDVDVACGPTEHDRFMIEISDKGAPFDPLSAVEPDTSADVTERKIGGLGILLIRKLMDEVRYRHEDGKNILTLLIRKGRNPGD, from the coding sequence ATGAATGCATTATCTCATGCGGTGGTCGCCGCGAAACTGGAGAATCTCGAAGCCCTCATTTCCCACGTGGCCGAAAGCGCCCGGGATGCCGGATTTGACTCAAAACGCATCTCCGAACTGCAGATTGCCGCCGAAGAGGCCCTCGTGAATGTAATGAGCTATGCCTATGAATCTGAAGGGGGGGACGTGGATGTGGCGTGCGGCCCCACTGAACACGATCGATTCATGATCGAGATATCGGACAAAGGTGCTCCTTTCGACCCCCTTTCCGCAGTCGAGCCCGATACGTCGGCTGATGTGACGGAACGAAAAATCGGGGGGTTGGGCATCCTGCTCATCAGGAAGCTGATGGACGAGGTGCGCTACCGGCATGAAGACGGAAAAAACATTCTCACTCTTCTGATACGAAAGGGAAGGAACCCGGGGGATTAA
- a CDS encoding STAS domain-containing protein, whose amino-acid sequence MEIRTTETNNAIILSVQGRMDAVTSPQFDKAFSELVAKGNRSFLLDMDSLEYISSAGLRSILAAAKQIKEKQGTILFAALHGPVEEVFKISGFYSIFQVFASKEDALAHL is encoded by the coding sequence ATGGAGATACGCACGACTGAAACAAATAACGCGATCATCCTTTCAGTACAGGGGAGGATGGATGCAGTCACCTCTCCCCAGTTCGACAAGGCCTTTTCGGAATTGGTGGCAAAGGGCAACCGTTCTTTTCTTCTCGACATGGACAGTCTCGAGTACATAAGCAGCGCGGGCTTGAGGAGTATTCTGGCCGCCGCCAAGCAGATAAAGGAAAAACAGGGGACCATACTCTTCGCCGCCTTGCATGGGCCCGTGGAAGAGGTGTTTAAGATATCGGGCTTTTACTCCATTTTTCAGGTTTTTGCGTCAAAGGAGGATGCCCTTGCCCATCTGTGA
- a CDS encoding pentapeptide repeat-containing protein, with the protein MAREEHLALLNLGVKEWNGWRETHRDEAIDLNGAGLEKRDLRGIDFSRANLAKANFSGARLERANLSSAVLRDANLSHANLDHADLTNANLYKCHMAFARMENAVLPFASLRGADIRGAHLKGASLEDANLRKANCSHAHLEKAFLAFSDCTGADFTNANLHGANLTAVNLERANVSAVKFDDAVFWKVLKKARFSPRKIWKNRDSILLDTTMRCKGAHVACYGSQKFASFMKGQDFLEELMETRKGRIICAIWWLFADCGRSFVRWGFWSCMIIFLFGLAYLILGPHDFHLATLRFELGSMMYFSVVTFSTLGFGDIIPRTPVALFLTGLEVFTGYFMMGGLISIFATKLARAAR; encoded by the coding sequence GTGGCGAGAGAAGAACACCTGGCCCTACTGAACCTGGGCGTCAAAGAATGGAACGGATGGCGAGAAACCCACAGGGACGAAGCCATCGATCTGAACGGGGCTGGTCTGGAAAAGAGGGATCTCAGGGGAATCGACTTCTCCCGCGCAAATCTCGCAAAAGCGAATTTCTCAGGAGCACGCCTTGAAAGAGCAAATCTCTCCTCCGCAGTTCTCAGAGATGCGAACCTATCACACGCCAATCTCGATCATGCCGATCTTACGAATGCAAATCTCTATAAATGTCATATGGCCTTTGCACGCATGGAGAACGCGGTCCTTCCCTTTGCGAGTCTCCGGGGGGCCGACATCAGGGGCGCCCACTTGAAAGGCGCATCCCTCGAAGACGCGAATCTCCGGAAAGCGAATTGTTCTCACGCCCATCTTGAAAAAGCCTTTCTTGCCTTTTCCGACTGCACCGGCGCCGATTTCACGAACGCAAACCTTCACGGGGCAAACCTGACGGCGGTGAACCTCGAGAGGGCCAATGTCTCCGCCGTCAAGTTCGACGACGCCGTTTTTTGGAAGGTCCTGAAGAAGGCGCGATTCAGCCCCCGAAAGATCTGGAAAAACCGGGACAGTATCCTTCTGGATACCACCATGCGGTGCAAAGGGGCACATGTGGCCTGCTACGGAAGCCAAAAGTTCGCGAGTTTCATGAAGGGTCAGGACTTTCTTGAAGAGCTGATGGAAACACGAAAAGGCAGGATAATCTGCGCAATCTGGTGGCTTTTCGCCGATTGCGGGAGATCCTTCGTCAGGTGGGGGTTCTGGTCGTGCATGATCATCTTTCTCTTCGGCCTCGCCTACCTCATCCTCGGACCTCATGATTTTCATCTTGCCACGCTCCGTTTCGAGTTGGGCTCAATGATGTATTTCAGCGTGGTAACCTTTTCTACCCTCGGCTTCGGGGATATCATACCCCGCACGCCTGTGGCCCTTTTTCTCACAGGACTGGAAGTGTTCACCGGCTATTTTATGATGGGCGGGCTCATAAGCATCTTTGCCACAAAGCTTGCCCGGGCGGCCAGGTGA
- a CDS encoding lytic murein transglycosylase — protein sequence MKKALPGFLLFIAILLCASSSSYCYTEEDICSRKGSLCQSLKEKGFSSDDLAPLFSDPRVTLYPEILEKKGKGLDYFNKKFGLLTRDSVERGKAVLKSNKSLLVDIGARYKVEPEVLIAVYRVETNFGRYVGTYPVFNSLLTLSLFENRRSEWADRELVSLLVLSRSEKIDPLSIKGSWAGAFGLCQFIPSSYLSFGADGNNDGRVDLFQFTDAMASIAKYLAGHGWASGHPEKMKKAIYAYNHCDNYVRAVLAYADAIEKPYKKTLKKPAQVRKKRKVARA from the coding sequence ATGAAAAAAGCCCTGCCCGGTTTTCTCTTATTCATTGCCATCCTTTTGTGCGCGTCGTCCTCATCCTATTGCTATACAGAGGAAGATATATGCAGCAGGAAGGGGTCCCTCTGCCAATCCCTTAAAGAAAAAGGCTTTAGTTCCGATGATCTGGCGCCTCTCTTTTCAGACCCCCGGGTTACGCTCTACCCGGAGATTCTTGAGAAGAAAGGGAAAGGACTCGATTATTTCAACAAGAAATTCGGGCTCCTGACGCGGGACTCGGTGGAACGGGGAAAGGCGGTCCTGAAGAGCAACAAATCTCTGCTCGTCGATATCGGCGCCAGATATAAGGTGGAACCGGAGGTGCTCATCGCCGTCTATCGCGTAGAGACCAACTTCGGCAGATACGTGGGGACCTACCCTGTATTCAACAGTCTTCTCACCTTATCATTGTTTGAGAACAGGAGGTCCGAATGGGCGGACAGGGAGCTGGTCAGCCTCCTTGTCCTGAGCAGGTCGGAGAAGATCGATCCCCTCTCAATTAAAGGCTCATGGGCAGGCGCCTTCGGCCTCTGCCAGTTTATCCCCAGTTCCTATCTCTCTTTCGGGGCTGACGGGAATAATGACGGAAGGGTAGATCTCTTCCAATTTACCGACGCAATGGCCAGCATTGCGAAATATCTCGCGGGACATGGCTGGGCCTCCGGTCATCCGGAGAAGATGAAGAAGGCAATTTATGCGTACAATCACTGCGACAATTACGTCCGTGCCGTTCTCGCCTACGCGGATGCGATCGAGAAACCTTATAAAAAGACCTTAAAAAAACCGGCCCAGGTCCGCAAGAAGAGGAAAGTCGCCCGCGCCTGA